Proteins from a single region of Thermococcus sp. CX2:
- a CDS encoding immunoglobulin-like domain-containing protein, giving the protein MRKAVSVLLALLIIPVAYFLASSLGGDNGGTDEVPAVPDVVLKLDKTGYAPDETMVLTVVNNADSEATTGYAFQLYRLENGNWKEVNLDMAFIEIAIIIEPGKSWEQMIDLSKLNLEPGHYKIVKSIFVGNVTVKPEAEFDIKG; this is encoded by the coding sequence ATGAGAAAAGCAGTCTCTGTACTGTTGGCACTCCTGATAATTCCCGTGGCGTATTTCCTGGCTTCCTCCCTCGGAGGAGATAATGGGGGAACTGACGAAGTCCCCGCCGTTCCAGACGTCGTTCTGAAACTTGACAAGACGGGCTATGCCCCGGATGAGACTATGGTTTTAACAGTGGTCAACAACGCTGACTCGGAGGCAACAACCGGCTATGCATTCCAGCTTTACAGACTTGAGAACGGCAACTGGAAGGAGGTAAACCTTGACATGGCCTTCATAGAGATAGCTATCATCATTGAACCCGGCAAGAGCTGGGAGCAGATGATAGACCTCTCAAAGCTCAATCTTGAGCCAGGGCACTACAAGATCGTCAAGAGCATCTTCGTGGGCAATGTAACTGTAAAGCCCGAAGCCGAGTTTGACATCAAAGGATGA
- a CDS encoding DUF3783 domain-containing protein, with amino-acid sequence MMKGKVFLIGFNEEEANAVKEALKGLSVFEIPEYCRDWIVGDVVEKAETLSGSCYWHLRKFVIMHGVDNETLKEVIKTVRSLDLGRIIFATTTETSLTWKLEDLLDELMAEDEYFQALRWAREQGARKKGPFLDLEKG; translated from the coding sequence ATGATGAAGGGGAAGGTTTTTCTCATTGGTTTTAACGAGGAGGAGGCAAATGCCGTAAAGGAGGCCCTCAAGGGACTCAGCGTCTTCGAGATTCCCGAGTACTGCAGGGACTGGATCGTGGGGGATGTAGTGGAAAAGGCCGAGACGCTGAGCGGTTCCTGCTACTGGCATCTGAGGAAGTTCGTAATAATGCACGGCGTTGATAACGAGACCCTCAAAGAGGTGATAAAAACCGTCCGATCCCTCGACCTCGGAAGGATCATATTCGCCACCACCACCGAGACTTCCCTAACGTGGAAGCTGGAGGATCTCCTGGACGAACTGATGGCCGAGGACGAGTACTTTCAGGCTTTGAGATGGGCCCGGGAGCAGGGCGCCAGGAAGAAGGGCCCGTTTCTGGATTTGGAGAAAGGTTAA
- a CDS encoding phosphatase PAP2 family protein, with the protein MDERRKLTILPVALAIVFIAQLAGLFDGINRAVNSAIPLVDIPLVRAFTFLGDDMPFFAFIVLAIFLDWRERERLSRETFAFVIAAFAGLAVVGLLKFTLGVPRPRPLPVAGAFSSGSFPSGHTFRAALIAAYGSDRWERLKPLFWVYALAITFTRLLLHYHWLSDVLFSLILAPWLYTLVRVTESRWLPVYNAVVERLKLGVLRVE; encoded by the coding sequence ATGGACGAGAGAAGAAAGCTTACAATCCTCCCGGTTGCCCTTGCAATCGTTTTCATTGCCCAGCTGGCGGGCCTGTTCGATGGGATAAACCGGGCTGTAAACTCTGCCATCCCTCTCGTCGATATCCCTTTGGTTCGCGCGTTCACGTTTCTCGGCGATGATATGCCCTTTTTTGCATTCATAGTTCTTGCAATTTTCCTCGACTGGCGCGAGAGGGAGAGGCTCTCCAGGGAGACGTTCGCCTTCGTCATTGCTGCCTTTGCCGGACTGGCTGTGGTCGGTTTGTTGAAGTTCACTCTGGGGGTTCCGAGGCCGAGACCCTTGCCGGTAGCGGGAGCCTTTAGCTCCGGCTCTTTTCCGTCCGGCCACACCTTCAGGGCTGCATTGATAGCGGCCTATGGAAGCGACCGCTGGGAGAGGCTCAAGCCACTCTTTTGGGTCTACGCCTTAGCCATAACCTTTACGAGGCTCCTCCTCCACTACCACTGGCTCAGCGATGTTCTCTTCAGCTTAATCCTCGCTCCCTGGCTTTATACTCTGGTCAGGGTCACCGAGAGCCGCTGGCTTCCAGTCTACAATGCCGTCGTTGAAAGGCTTAAACTGGGGGTGCTCCGGGTTGAATGA
- a CDS encoding ASCH domain-containing protein, translating to MRGKSVQIRKFMLIDSAYKSRILRGDKVTTIRYGNYEAKPGSEVYLVITPSDTAIAKVRITRVERKKVKELTNEDAKLDGFSDVGQLVRELSKIYGELYGDDEVTIIGFEMIKRFDDGIPLKWLKGLNYREPDEIARLYLENQEKLNLNRETDFILRRIYNEGLGRAVRTFGPKKVQQALLKAYHALYAAGVI from the coding sequence GTGAGGGGGAAAAGCGTTCAGATAAGGAAGTTCATGCTGATTGACAGCGCATACAAGTCCAGAATCCTGCGTGGGGACAAAGTTACGACGATACGCTACGGAAACTACGAGGCCAAGCCGGGGAGCGAGGTCTACCTCGTCATAACGCCGAGCGACACTGCCATAGCCAAGGTCAGGATAACCCGCGTTGAGCGGAAGAAGGTCAAGGAGCTCACCAACGAAGACGCAAAGCTTGACGGCTTTTCCGACGTGGGCCAGTTGGTCAGGGAGCTCTCCAAGATATACGGCGAGCTCTACGGCGACGACGAGGTTACGATTATAGGCTTTGAAATGATAAAGCGCTTCGACGACGGTATCCCGCTCAAGTGGCTCAAGGGGCTCAACTACCGCGAGCCCGATGAAATAGCCCGCCTTTACCTTGAGAACCAGGAAAAGCTGAACCTGAACCGGGAGACGGACTTCATACTGCGCAGGATATACAACGAGGGCCTTGGAAGGGCAGTCAGAACATTTGGGCCGAAAAAAGTCCAGCAGGCACTGCTCAAGGCATATCATGCGCTCTATGCAGCCGGCGTTATCTAA
- a CDS encoding TldD/PmbA family protein has product MHELVEFAVEKALELGASYAEARFEEKDGTSLTMKNGNPEGLEVISDRGIGVRVLVDGGMGFASTNVLTRESVAEAVKKAVKLAKAAAKVRNEPIRFSDEDFHKVYYEVKMRKDFRDVSAEEKLELLKKVEEDVLDTGINVPMRYLGYSDYVWHKIFANSEGALVESVIPKVSIMYNLVVLENGQMEQAPFVQRAFSGGLELIEKDEPWKWAVKDVQALKKLIGEGQKPPEGKVDVVISPEVAGIAVHESVGHPYEADRIFGREAAQAGESFVKPEMLGERIGSEVVTVIEDPTIPNSWGFYLYDDEGVKARPRYLIKDGIITEFLTNREYAAKLGRRSNAAARAINYNREPIVRMANTYLAPGDYSFEELIEDIKLGVYMVSFNEWNIDDRRYQQRYIGREAYLIENGEIKHPVRRPILEITTKALWSSVDAVGKEVEYFPGTCGKGEPGQGVPVWMGGAHARLRRIPLRRP; this is encoded by the coding sequence ATGCATGAACTCGTTGAGTTCGCCGTTGAAAAGGCTTTAGAGCTCGGGGCGAGCTATGCCGAGGCTCGCTTTGAGGAGAAGGACGGCACTTCTCTGACCATGAAGAACGGCAATCCAGAAGGCCTCGAGGTCATCTCCGACAGGGGAATTGGCGTGAGGGTTCTGGTCGATGGAGGCATGGGTTTTGCCTCGACAAACGTCCTCACCAGGGAAAGCGTTGCTGAAGCGGTTAAAAAGGCTGTCAAGCTCGCTAAAGCAGCTGCGAAGGTAAGGAATGAGCCTATTCGCTTTAGCGATGAGGACTTCCACAAGGTTTACTACGAGGTCAAGATGAGGAAGGACTTCCGGGACGTCTCAGCGGAGGAAAAGCTTGAGCTCCTCAAGAAGGTTGAGGAGGACGTTCTCGACACGGGCATCAACGTGCCCATGAGGTACCTGGGCTACTCGGACTACGTCTGGCACAAGATATTCGCCAACAGTGAGGGGGCGCTGGTTGAGAGCGTTATCCCAAAGGTCTCGATAATGTATAACCTCGTCGTCCTCGAGAACGGCCAGATGGAGCAGGCTCCATTCGTCCAGAGGGCCTTCTCTGGCGGCTTAGAGCTCATAGAGAAAGATGAGCCCTGGAAGTGGGCAGTGAAGGACGTTCAGGCCCTGAAGAAGCTCATAGGTGAGGGACAGAAGCCGCCTGAGGGGAAAGTGGATGTGGTCATAAGCCCCGAGGTCGCTGGAATAGCTGTTCACGAGAGCGTTGGACACCCGTATGAGGCGGATAGAATATTCGGCAGGGAGGCGGCGCAGGCCGGTGAAAGCTTCGTAAAGCCGGAGATGCTTGGCGAGAGGATCGGAAGCGAAGTTGTCACAGTCATAGAAGATCCAACGATACCCAACAGCTGGGGCTTCTATCTCTACGACGACGAGGGCGTTAAGGCAAGGCCGCGCTACCTCATCAAGGACGGAATAATCACCGAGTTCCTCACCAACAGGGAGTATGCCGCAAAGCTCGGGCGGAGGTCGAACGCAGCGGCGAGGGCCATAAACTACAACCGCGAGCCGATAGTGAGGATGGCGAACACATACCTCGCGCCGGGCGACTACAGCTTCGAGGAGCTGATTGAGGACATAAAGCTCGGCGTCTACATGGTCTCCTTCAACGAGTGGAATATAGACGACAGGCGTTACCAGCAGCGCTACATCGGCAGAGAGGCTTATCTCATCGAGAACGGCGAGATTAAGCACCCCGTGAGGAGACCGATTCTGGAGATAACCACCAAGGCACTGTGGAGCAGCGTCGATGCCGTTGGCAAAGAGGTTGAGTACTTCCCAGGAACCTGCGGCAAGGGCGAGCCTGGCCAGGGCGTTCCGGTCTGGATGGGAGGTGCCCACGCGAGGCTCAGAAGAATACCGCTGAGGAGGCCGTGA
- a CDS encoding MazG nucleotide pyrophosphohydrolase domain-containing protein, with protein MELREFQEMIREIYFHKDSKRGVDKTFLWFVEEIGELAEAIRKNDMEAMEEEFADVLAWLSSLANLVGIDLEEAAKKKYPGVCPYCGNSPCTCEEK; from the coding sequence ATGGAGCTTCGCGAGTTCCAGGAAATGATAAGGGAGATTTACTTTCATAAGGACTCGAAGCGCGGAGTGGATAAAACGTTCCTCTGGTTCGTGGAAGAGATTGGCGAGTTAGCAGAGGCGATAAGGAAGAATGACATGGAGGCAATGGAGGAGGAGTTCGCCGACGTCTTGGCGTGGCTCTCCAGCCTGGCCAACCTTGTCGGAATAGACCTCGAGGAGGCAGCCAAAAAGAAATACCCCGGCGTCTGCCCCTACTGCGGCAACAGTCCCTGCACCTGCGAGGAGAAGTGA
- the glyA gene encoding serine hydroxymethyltransferase has product MENGYKMYRDKVIEYLDAHENWRSSTINLIASENITSPSVNRAVSSGFMHKYAEGWPRQRYYQGCKYVDEVELIGVDLFCKLFGSDFADLRPISGTNANQAVFFGLTQPGDKAIVLHTSHGGHISHMPFGAAGMRGLEVYTWPFDNEEFNIDVDKAEKLIRELEPRIVVFGGSLFPFPHPVKELAPVAKEVGAYVMYDAAHVLGLIAGKQFQDPLREGVDVMTASTHKTFPGPQGGIILYRNFGDDVAKLQWAIFPGVLSNHHLHHMAGKVITAAEMLEYGEKYAAQIVKNAKALAEALAEEGFKVIGEDKGYTESHQVIVDVSDLHEAAGGWAAPLLEEAGIILNKNLLPWDPLEKVNTPSGLRIGVQEMTRVGMLEDNMKDIAVFMRRVLIDKEDPKKVEKEVAEYRKEYQKVYYSFDYGLPMKE; this is encoded by the coding sequence ATGGAGAACGGATACAAGATGTACAGGGACAAGGTTATTGAATATCTGGACGCCCACGAGAATTGGAGGAGCTCGACCATAAACCTCATCGCAAGTGAGAACATCACTTCTCCGAGCGTTAACCGTGCCGTTTCGAGCGGTTTTATGCACAAGTACGCCGAAGGATGGCCGAGACAGAGGTATTATCAGGGCTGTAAGTACGTTGATGAGGTCGAGCTCATCGGTGTTGACCTCTTCTGCAAGCTCTTCGGTAGCGACTTCGCTGACCTGAGGCCCATTTCTGGAACCAACGCCAACCAGGCGGTCTTCTTCGGTCTCACCCAGCCCGGAGACAAGGCGATAGTCCTTCACACCAGCCACGGTGGCCATATAAGCCACATGCCCTTCGGCGCCGCTGGAATGCGCGGCCTTGAAGTCTACACCTGGCCCTTCGACAACGAGGAGTTCAATATAGACGTTGACAAGGCTGAAAAGCTCATCCGCGAGCTCGAGCCAAGGATAGTCGTCTTCGGAGGCTCGCTCTTCCCGTTCCCGCACCCGGTTAAGGAGCTTGCGCCTGTTGCGAAGGAGGTCGGCGCTTACGTCATGTACGACGCAGCCCACGTGCTCGGTCTCATCGCCGGAAAGCAGTTCCAGGACCCACTTAGAGAGGGCGTCGACGTCATGACCGCCTCGACCCACAAGACATTCCCAGGACCGCAGGGCGGTATTATACTCTACAGGAACTTCGGCGATGACGTCGCCAAGCTCCAGTGGGCCATATTCCCAGGCGTGCTTAGCAACCACCACCTCCACCACATGGCCGGAAAGGTCATCACCGCCGCCGAGATGCTCGAGTACGGTGAGAAATACGCGGCCCAGATAGTCAAGAACGCCAAGGCTCTCGCCGAGGCCCTCGCTGAGGAGGGCTTCAAGGTCATCGGCGAGGACAAGGGCTACACCGAGAGCCACCAGGTCATAGTTGACGTCAGCGACCTGCACGAGGCCGCTGGCGGCTGGGCTGCGCCGCTCCTCGAGGAGGCAGGCATAATCCTCAACAAGAACCTCCTGCCGTGGGACCCGCTCGAGAAGGTCAACACCCCGAGCGGCCTCAGGATAGGCGTCCAGGAGATGACCAGGGTTGGAATGCTCGAGGACAACATGAAGGACATAGCGGTCTTCATGAGGCGCGTCCTCATCGACAAGGAGGACCCGAAGAAGGTCGAGAAGGAGGTCGCCGAGTACAGGAAGGAGTACCAGAAGGTCTACTACTCCTTCGACTACGGCCTCCCGATGAAGGAGTGA
- the cobB gene encoding NAD-dependent protein deacetylase, with translation MIEEAAKLLARSRFAIAFTGAGISAESGVPTFRGSNGLWKTHRPEELATPEAFRRDPHLVWSFYKWRMELIRKARPNPAHYALAELERMGILKTVITQNVDDLHREAGTKNLIELHGNIFRVRCTSCDYKENLKESGRLEEFLKEKDLPKCPECGSLLRPDVVWFGEPLPRKALEEAFRLAERADLVLVIGTSGVVYPAAYIPQIVKETGGKVIEVNPEESGITPIADVFLRCPAGEAMEKLMGRIKGLV, from the coding sequence ATGATAGAAGAAGCGGCCAAACTGCTCGCCCGCTCGAGGTTTGCGATTGCTTTTACCGGGGCCGGGATAAGCGCCGAGAGCGGGGTTCCGACCTTCAGGGGCTCCAACGGCCTGTGGAAGACGCACAGACCAGAGGAGCTCGCCACCCCAGAGGCCTTCAGGAGGGACCCCCATCTCGTCTGGAGCTTCTACAAATGGAGGATGGAGCTAATAAGGAAGGCCAGGCCAAACCCCGCTCACTACGCCTTAGCTGAGCTCGAAAGGATGGGAATCCTCAAGACGGTTATAACTCAGAACGTTGATGATCTGCACCGCGAGGCTGGGACTAAGAATCTAATCGAGCTCCACGGCAACATATTTCGCGTTAGGTGCACCTCCTGCGACTATAAGGAGAACCTGAAGGAGAGCGGTCGCCTGGAAGAGTTTCTGAAAGAGAAAGACCTTCCAAAGTGTCCGGAGTGTGGCTCCCTCCTGCGGCCCGATGTGGTCTGGTTCGGGGAGCCCCTGCCGAGAAAAGCACTGGAAGAGGCCTTCAGGCTCGCGGAGAGGGCTGACCTGGTGCTCGTCATAGGGACGAGCGGCGTGGTGTATCCGGCCGCGTACATCCCCCAGATAGTCAAGGAAACCGGGGGCAAAGTCATTGAGGTAAACCCTGAGGAGAGCGGGATTACGCCCATAGCCGACGTATTCCTCCGCTGTCCCGCTGGCGAGGCGATGGAAAAACTGATGGGGAGGATTAAGGGGCTGGTATGA
- a CDS encoding aspartate/glutamate racemase family protein, with amino-acid sequence MKRIGIIGGMTPKSTCYYYRKYIEISREKFEKHVYPELIIYSINFRRFFENPEGWEGRKKILINAAKALERAGAEIIAMSANTPHKVFPDVQKEVNVPMVSIIEAVAEEIKRRGIKRVLLLGTKTTMSSDFYVNALREEGFEVVVPSEEEQERLNSIIFNELAFENFRNKPWIVELIERYAREEKVEGVILGCTELPLAIKAGDVSIEVFDTAEIHMRKLIELASE; translated from the coding sequence ATGAAAAGGATAGGCATAATAGGCGGAATGACGCCGAAATCGACCTGCTACTACTACCGCAAATACATCGAGATAAGCCGCGAGAAGTTCGAAAAGCACGTCTACCCTGAGCTGATTATATATTCCATAAACTTCCGGAGGTTCTTCGAGAACCCCGAAGGCTGGGAGGGGAGGAAGAAGATCCTAATCAACGCCGCCAAAGCCCTTGAGAGGGCAGGAGCGGAGATAATAGCGATGTCCGCAAACACTCCCCACAAAGTCTTCCCCGATGTTCAGAAAGAAGTAAACGTACCGATGGTGAGCATAATAGAGGCAGTTGCTGAAGAAATCAAAAGGAGAGGGATAAAGCGCGTTCTCCTCCTAGGAACTAAAACAACCATGAGCTCCGACTTCTACGTCAACGCGCTCCGCGAGGAGGGCTTTGAAGTCGTGGTTCCAAGCGAGGAGGAGCAGGAGAGGCTCAACTCGATAATTTTCAACGAGCTGGCCTTCGAGAACTTCAGGAACAAGCCCTGGATAGTCGAACTAATCGAGAGGTATGCGAGGGAAGAGAAAGTCGAAGGAGTAATCCTTGGCTGCACGGAGCTTCCTCTGGCCATAAAGGCTGGAGACGTTAGCATTGAGGTCTTCGATACGGCGGAAATCCACATGAGAAAGCTCATAGAGCTGGCGAGCGAGTGA
- a CDS encoding MFS transporter gives MEVIENSELKTFHYKLLAVLGAIWAFVAVNTIAASLIIPLLKEEPAFQGSLPKLGSLGSAALFGMLFGAWLFGILADHIGRKKTLTLAVVTFSLGSIASSFAGSLNQLILLRFIVGLGLGGSLPVASSYFAEFMPKSVRGAMISILESFWAIGTIIIGVVALLVMADWRNILLFGGSILIILPLFLTLPESPRFLLVKGRISEAEGTLKRIFGVDVKLQKPSEEHRKASIADLWKKYSRRTLMLSIAWFSIAFAYYGFFIWLPKFFSSTLGITVFKSFQYFIITAVAQLPGYWSAAYLIEHVGRKKTLSSYLFLSGIAGLMFYFAASSANTSMILASAIMFSFFNLGAWGAIYAYTPELYPTSVRGTGTGWAGAMARIGGGIAPIVAGRIMELSDTALAVLTIAVISLIGALDVLALGEETKGKELA, from the coding sequence ATGGAAGTAATAGAAAATTCGGAGCTTAAAACCTTCCATTACAAGCTTCTGGCCGTCCTTGGAGCGATATGGGCATTCGTTGCAGTGAACACCATAGCCGCGAGCCTGATCATACCCCTGCTGAAGGAGGAACCCGCTTTCCAGGGTAGCCTCCCCAAACTCGGTTCGCTCGGCTCGGCGGCCCTCTTTGGAATGCTCTTCGGAGCGTGGCTTTTCGGAATCCTCGCGGATCACATAGGGAGGAAAAAGACCCTGACCCTAGCCGTCGTCACATTCTCGCTCGGATCCATAGCAAGCTCCTTCGCCGGGAGCCTTAACCAGCTGATACTCCTCAGGTTCATCGTCGGCCTGGGACTTGGAGGTTCCCTGCCCGTTGCCAGCTCGTACTTCGCCGAGTTCATGCCCAAATCCGTGAGGGGAGCAATGATTTCCATCCTGGAGAGCTTCTGGGCTATAGGAACCATAATCATCGGAGTGGTGGCCCTCCTTGTGATGGCAGACTGGAGGAATATCCTGCTATTCGGCGGATCAATCCTGATTATCCTGCCGCTCTTTCTGACACTCCCAGAGTCTCCGAGGTTCTTACTCGTGAAAGGCAGGATCTCCGAGGCGGAGGGGACACTGAAGAGAATCTTCGGCGTTGATGTAAAGCTTCAGAAACCCTCGGAGGAACACAGGAAAGCATCCATAGCAGACCTCTGGAAGAAGTACTCAAGGAGGACACTAATGCTGAGCATAGCATGGTTCAGCATAGCGTTTGCCTACTACGGCTTCTTCATCTGGCTTCCGAAGTTCTTCTCCTCAACGCTTGGAATAACCGTCTTCAAGAGCTTCCAGTACTTCATCATAACTGCAGTTGCCCAGTTGCCTGGATACTGGAGTGCCGCCTATCTGATTGAGCACGTTGGAAGGAAGAAAACGCTCTCTTCGTACCTGTTCCTCTCAGGGATTGCGGGTTTGATGTTCTACTTCGCGGCGAGCTCAGCCAACACATCCATGATACTTGCGAGCGCCATAATGTTCAGTTTCTTCAATCTGGGTGCCTGGGGCGCCATCTACGCCTATACGCCCGAACTTTATCCGACCAGTGTAAGGGGGACTGGAACAGGGTGGGCAGGAGCAATGGCTAGGATAGGCGGTGGGATAGCCCCAATAGTTGCAGGGAGAATCATGGAACTCAGCGACACTGCGCTGGCGGTTCTGACCATAGCAGTGATCTCTCTAATAGGCGCCCTCGACGTTCTGGCCCTTGGTGAGGAGACAAAAGGAAAGGAGCTAGCTTAG
- a CDS encoding TIGR02253 family HAD-type hydrolase, with amino-acid sequence MIKVVFFDLDDTIVDTSKLAEMARRNAIENMVRHGLPVDFDTAYHELLELINEYGSNFGRHFDYLLRRLDLPYDPKWVAAGVIAYHNTKFAHLRSVKGARKVLLELKREGLSLGIITDGDPIKQWEKILRLELDDYFDAVFISDFVGVKKPHPKIFKKALRRFNAEPHEALMVGDRLYSDIYGAKNVGMKTVWFKYGKYANRELDYLEYADFTINSLEEVLNIVRRLTSEGEKRSDKEVHAD; translated from the coding sequence ATGATAAAGGTCGTGTTTTTTGACCTCGACGATACCATCGTGGACACGTCCAAACTGGCCGAGATGGCACGGAGGAACGCGATAGAGAACATGGTGAGACACGGTCTTCCAGTTGATTTCGACACTGCCTATCACGAGCTCCTTGAACTGATAAACGAGTACGGGAGCAACTTCGGCAGGCATTTTGATTACCTTCTGCGCCGTCTTGATCTTCCTTACGACCCCAAATGGGTGGCGGCTGGAGTTATAGCGTATCACAACACCAAGTTTGCCCACCTGAGAAGCGTTAAGGGTGCGAGAAAAGTCCTGCTTGAGCTCAAGAGAGAGGGGCTCAGTCTCGGTATTATCACTGACGGGGATCCGATAAAGCAGTGGGAAAAGATACTCCGCCTTGAGCTCGATGACTACTTCGATGCGGTTTTTATCTCGGACTTCGTCGGCGTCAAAAAGCCCCATCCAAAGATATTCAAGAAGGCCCTCAGGAGGTTCAACGCCGAGCCCCACGAGGCCCTCATGGTCGGCGACAGGTTGTACTCCGACATATACGGTGCCAAGAACGTGGGCATGAAGACCGTGTGGTTTAAATACGGGAAGTACGCCAACCGCGAGCTGGACTACCTCGAGTACGCTGACTTTACCATTAACTCCCTTGAAGAGGTTCTCAACATAGTCAGGAGGTTGACGAGTGAGGGGGAAAAGCGTTCAGATAAGGAAGTTCATGCTGATTGA
- a CDS encoding COG2426 family protein, giving the protein MPSLKGLNWGCSGLNELLRVFLLSLLPTFEGRYAIVYGIGKGYPLYETLIVASLGVLILSLVLPITLPYLDKLMLWLEKTPLEKIARLYLYYVERVRKKAHPYVERWGFLGLTIFVAIPLPGTGIWTGALAAYLLGIEKRMAVPALILGGLLSMAITLIPSLGVFVLS; this is encoded by the coding sequence ATGCCGTCGTTGAAAGGCTTAAACTGGGGGTGCTCCGGGTTGAATGAGCTCCTGAGGGTTTTTCTCCTCTCACTCCTCCCGACCTTTGAAGGTAGGTATGCCATAGTCTACGGTATAGGAAAAGGCTATCCCCTCTACGAGACCCTGATAGTGGCTTCCCTCGGTGTCCTGATACTATCGCTGGTTCTTCCGATTACGCTCCCCTACCTGGACAAGCTGATGCTCTGGCTGGAAAAGACACCCCTTGAGAAAATCGCGAGGCTCTACCTCTACTACGTGGAGCGCGTGAGGAAAAAGGCCCATCCATACGTCGAGAGATGGGGCTTCCTCGGGCTGACTATCTTCGTCGCCATACCCCTCCCAGGGACGGGGATCTGGACTGGCGCCTTAGCTGCCTACCTCCTTGGAATCGAGAAAAGAATGGCCGTTCCCGCCCTAATCCTTGGCGGCCTGCTCAGCATGGCGATAACGCTCATACCAAGCCTTGGGGTTTTCGTGCTGTCGTAA
- a CDS encoding TldD/PmbA family protein yields the protein MFDVNEFILKKAKELGFGDVVVLGYEMDRRQVRFANNEITVAKNWHERKVELFVELEKRIAGTSITELSEENIERTLKALLSTLKNMSPKEDYYGIAEGPFKYRDIPETFDKAIVELDEPNEYVETAINAALEEGAKRVAGVLYTDHNRLYLTTSNGVEAFDEGTGIEISVRAFIGDLESGHGTNSVRVLKKFDPESAGRKAGEIASLARNPEQGPEGKFDVIFDPLAFANLLSYMSFMTSAFAAEAGFSFLVGKLGQTVAAEGVTIKDVGNIPNAYGTRKFDDEGVPTRETTIIESGTFKTFLLNTSLAKKYGTETTANAGLTMPHAWNILLEPGDYSKDELFEDVRRGIYITNVWYTRFQNYVKGDFSTIPRDGIFLVENGELKPIRNIRVSDNFQRILENITALGKELHHIHWWEVRTPVFTPYVLVKDVGITRATM from the coding sequence ATGTTTGACGTTAACGAATTCATCCTTAAGAAGGCCAAAGAGCTTGGCTTCGGCGATGTTGTCGTCCTCGGCTACGAAATGGACAGGCGCCAGGTGCGCTTCGCCAACAACGAGATAACCGTCGCCAAGAACTGGCACGAGAGGAAGGTGGAGCTCTTCGTCGAGCTTGAGAAGAGGATCGCGGGAACGAGCATCACCGAGCTGAGCGAGGAGAACATCGAGAGGACGCTCAAGGCCCTGCTCTCGACTTTAAAGAACATGTCTCCAAAGGAGGACTACTACGGCATCGCCGAGGGACCCTTCAAATACAGGGATATACCAGAGACCTTTGATAAGGCCATAGTCGAGCTCGATGAGCCGAACGAGTACGTTGAGACCGCCATAAACGCGGCCCTAGAGGAGGGGGCTAAGCGCGTCGCCGGTGTTCTCTACACTGACCACAACAGGCTTTATCTAACCACGAGCAACGGCGTCGAGGCCTTTGACGAGGGAACGGGAATAGAGATAAGCGTTAGAGCCTTCATCGGCGACCTTGAGAGCGGCCACGGGACAAACTCGGTTAGAGTTCTCAAAAAGTTCGATCCAGAGAGCGCTGGAAGAAAGGCTGGAGAGATAGCCAGCTTAGCTAGAAACCCGGAACAGGGGCCTGAGGGTAAGTTCGATGTTATCTTTGATCCGTTAGCCTTCGCCAACCTTCTCAGCTATATGAGCTTCATGACCTCAGCCTTCGCTGCCGAGGCGGGCTTCTCCTTCCTCGTCGGCAAGCTCGGCCAAACGGTTGCGGCCGAGGGAGTAACGATAAAGGACGTCGGCAACATACCCAACGCCTACGGCACCAGAAAGTTCGATGACGAGGGCGTTCCGACGAGGGAAACCACCATAATTGAAAGCGGCACCTTCAAGACCTTCCTCCTCAACACGAGCCTAGCTAAGAAGTACGGAACCGAGACCACAGCCAACGCGGGTTTGACGATGCCCCACGCCTGGAACATACTCCTTGAGCCTGGCGACTACTCAAAGGACGAGCTCTTCGAGGACGTCAGAAGGGGCATCTACATCACCAACGTCTGGTACACGCGCTTCCAGAACTACGTCAAGGGCGACTTCTCAACCATCCCAAGGGACGGCATCTTCCTTGTCGAAAACGGCGAGCTGAAGCCCATAAGGAACATCCGCGTGAGCGACAACTTCCAGAGAATTCTGGAGAACATCACCGCCCTTGGAAAGGAGCTCCACCACATCCACTGGTGGGAGGTCAGGACGCCGGTCTTCACCCCATACGTGCTCGTGAAGGACGTGGGAATAACGAGGGCGACGATGTAA